The following proteins come from a genomic window of Lachnoclostridium phytofermentans ISDg:
- a CDS encoding NusG domain II-containing protein: protein MKKKDIILLVVLLVIAGGSFLVYWLMSGEVGENGKVVVEVEGKTFGTYSLYKNQTVIIPGRLGDSVLKIEDGYAKMESAGCPDQICVNHLAIHNKNDMIICLPNEIIVEVTEGEQSKTDAIAQ, encoded by the coding sequence TTGAAGAAAAAAGATATTATTTTATTGGTAGTGTTATTAGTGATTGCGGGTGGAAGTTTTTTGGTATATTGGCTGATGTCAGGTGAAGTTGGTGAAAATGGTAAAGTTGTTGTTGAAGTTGAAGGGAAGACCTTCGGCACATATTCTTTATATAAAAATCAAACAGTAATTATACCAGGAAGACTTGGGGATAGCGTATTAAAAATAGAAGATGGATATGCAAAAATGGAAAGCGCTGGATGTCCCGACCAGATTTGTGTAAACCATCTAGCGATTCATAACAAAAACGATATGATTATTTGTTTACCTAATGAAATTATCGTAGAAGTTACCGAAGGGGAGCAATCAAAAACAGATGCCATAGCGCAATAG
- a CDS encoding V-type ATP synthase subunit I — translation MSVLNMQKIQLCALKRNRKKLLTTLQRCGVMEVTDIYYDDSIFHLQKQSEVEEYVAEDIQLAKEALQVMDTYCDKKTKVSSLTGRKLITSEKYEFYESKYNQIKEHALQVTRLARIITEEVQENKKRRAQLEALVPWITLTIPFSCTETNCTAVFFGTLPNAWEKSKVEELFSDPLTTTENNQFVEVEVISSSKLMTYIMVMCLKKQAVEVLSILRDASFSQKISNCNLNLPPAKEKDFIEEEILVSEKKITEHLKMIKEFEQDIEEFQFLSDDAEVRLGQCEVIKHLVETENVFVVSGYIPKDEIGKTLKRIQEQCDVAIETMDISEEEEVPILLKNPAFSKPLEGTVKAYSLPGKGEIDPTTIMAVFYYILFGLMLADAAYGAIMVFGCTFALLKYKNMENTLKNSLKMFLYCGISTIFWGVMFGSYFGDMVDVVSETFFGHVISIPPVWFFPVNEPMKMLVFSMLFGIIHIYTGLAVKLYQCIKQKDYKSVLYDVILWYIVLTASLVLLLSMDVFTKTFGLSFQLSKEVGNIALVIMLISSAGIILTAGRESRNPVKRFLKGLYGYYGITGYLSDVLSYSRLLALGLASGVICTVINMMASMVGGGFVGVIAFIVIFILGHAINIGINALGAYVHTNRLQYVEFFGKFYSGGGREFSPFSMRTKYFKLDKGER, via the coding sequence GTGTCAGTGCTTAACATGCAGAAAATTCAATTGTGCGCACTGAAGAGAAACCGAAAAAAGCTACTAACAACACTGCAGCGGTGTGGCGTGATGGAAGTTACCGATATTTATTATGACGATAGTATATTTCATCTTCAAAAACAGTCCGAGGTAGAAGAATATGTAGCAGAGGATATACAGTTAGCGAAAGAAGCTTTGCAGGTGATGGACACCTATTGTGACAAAAAAACAAAAGTTTCTTCACTTACCGGAAGAAAATTAATCACCTCGGAAAAGTACGAATTTTACGAATCAAAATACAATCAAATAAAAGAGCATGCGTTACAAGTAACGCGGCTTGCTAGAATAATTACGGAAGAAGTTCAAGAAAACAAAAAGCGAAGGGCACAGCTTGAGGCACTCGTACCGTGGATTACTCTTACGATACCTTTTAGCTGTACAGAAACAAACTGTACGGCTGTTTTTTTTGGCACTTTACCAAATGCTTGGGAGAAATCGAAAGTAGAAGAACTATTTTCAGATCCTTTAACCACTACCGAGAATAACCAGTTCGTTGAGGTTGAAGTAATCAGTTCGAGCAAACTTATGACTTATATTATGGTTATGTGTCTAAAGAAGCAAGCGGTAGAAGTTCTCTCTATCTTAAGAGATGCTTCTTTTTCTCAAAAAATCTCCAATTGTAACCTAAATTTACCACCTGCAAAAGAAAAAGATTTCATCGAGGAAGAAATCCTAGTTTCAGAAAAAAAAATTACAGAGCATCTTAAGATGATTAAAGAGTTTGAACAGGATATCGAGGAGTTTCAATTCTTATCCGATGATGCAGAGGTTCGATTAGGACAATGTGAGGTTATAAAACACCTCGTTGAGACAGAGAATGTGTTTGTTGTGAGTGGATATATTCCCAAAGATGAGATAGGAAAGACCTTAAAGAGGATACAAGAGCAATGTGATGTTGCGATTGAGACTATGGATATCAGTGAGGAAGAAGAGGTTCCTATTCTTTTAAAAAATCCAGCTTTTTCAAAACCACTGGAAGGTACTGTAAAAGCGTATAGTTTACCTGGTAAAGGGGAAATAGATCCAACAACGATAATGGCTGTTTTTTATTATATTCTCTTTGGACTAATGTTAGCGGATGCAGCCTATGGAGCAATTATGGTATTTGGATGTACATTTGCTCTCTTAAAGTATAAGAATATGGAGAATACTTTGAAAAATTCTCTCAAGATGTTTCTATATTGCGGTATCTCTACTATATTTTGGGGAGTAATGTTTGGCAGCTATTTTGGAGATATGGTCGATGTTGTATCAGAAACTTTTTTTGGTCACGTAATTTCCATCCCTCCAGTATGGTTTTTCCCAGTCAATGAACCAATGAAAATGTTAGTATTTTCTATGTTGTTTGGAATTATACATATTTATACGGGATTAGCAGTGAAACTATATCAATGTATAAAACAAAAAGATTATAAATCAGTTCTTTACGATGTTATCCTGTGGTATATCGTACTAACTGCTTCGCTTGTTTTGTTACTATCTATGGATGTTTTTACAAAGACCTTTGGACTTAGTTTTCAGTTAAGTAAGGAGGTAGGAAATATCGCGCTTGTTATCATGTTAATCTCCTCAGCAGGAATCATCTTGACAGCGGGAAGAGAATCCAGAAATCCAGTCAAGCGTTTCTTAAAAGGCTTATATGGTTATTATGGTATCACTGGCTATTTAAGTGATGTTTTATCCTATTCTCGTCTACTAGCGTTAGGTTTAGCCTCAGGCGTTATTTGTACAGTAATTAATATGATGGCATCCATGGTGGGTGGAGGATTTGTTGGTGTAATAGCATTTATTGTTATTTTTATTCTTGGTCATGCAATTAATATTGGTATTAATGCACTTGGTGCTTATGTACATACCAATCGTTTACAATATGTAGAATTTTTCGGAAAGTTTTATAGTGGTGGAGGACGTGAATTTAGTCCATTTTCCATGAGAACAAAGTATTTTAAATTGGATAAAGGAGAGAGATAA